GCGCACCTGGCGGGAGGTGGCTTCCCTGGCGGACGGGCACTACATGACGATCGACCTCTCGGGCGGCGCGGTGACGCTCGAAACGCCCCTGGACGGTCGGCTTCTGGAGCTCAACCGCAAGCTCAACGCGACCTATCTGCCCTTCGGCGGCGAAGGAAAACGCCGCAAGGAGCTCCAGGAGAAGCAGGACCGGGAAACCGCCGCGGTGGGCGCCCCCGTGGCCGCCGAGCGGGCGCTCGCGAAGGCCAAGGGCGTCTACGCGGCGGCGGAATGGGACCTCGTGGACGCCTCTCAAAAGGAGGGCTTCAAGCTCGAAGAGATCCGCGACGAGGACCTTCCCGCCGAAATGCGCGGCATGAGCCTGGAGGAGCGCCGCGCCCATCTGGCCGGGCTCCGCAAGGAGCGCGAAGAGATCCGCGCGGAGATCAACCGCCTGGACGTCGAGCGGGCGCGCTTCATTCAGGAGGAAATGCGCCGGCGCCATCTCACCGCGGACGGCGCCTTCGACGAGGCGGTCCGCCGCGCCGTCCGCGCCCAGGCGGCCCGGAAGGGCTTCGCCTTCGAAGATCCCCAGTAACTCCGCACGGATCGGAGCCGGCGGCCGCGGACGCGGGCGCCGGCTCCTTCTTCTTCCCTTTCTCGTCGCGCCGCGTATCCTGGGGGCATGAGAATTCCCGCCTTCGGCCTGCTCCTCGTCGCCGCGTGCTCCGCTCCCGCCCAGGCCCCGCCGGAGCCGGCCGACCTCGTCGTGCGGAACGGACGAATCCTCACCGTGGACGGCGCCTTCACCGTGGCGCAGGCGTTCGCGGTCCGCGAAGGCCGGTTCGTCTACGTGGGCACCGACGAAGGCGTCCGGCGATACATCGGCCCTTCCACACGGATTCTCGACGCGGCCGGGCGGAGCGTCGTCCCGGGCCTTATCGACACGCACGTCCACGCCCTGGGGGTCGCCGCCCAGGAGGCCGCGGAACCGTTCGCCCCGCTTTCCTCGATCGCGGAGGTCCAGGACTGGGTTCGCCGCAAGGCCGCTTCCCTCCCGGACGGCGAATGGATCCGGATCCCCCGCTCCTATCCCACGCGTCTGCGCGAGAAACGCTTTCCCACCCGGGAGGAGCTCGACGCCGCCGCCCCCCGGCATCCCGCGGTCTTCGACGGCGCGTACGCCCAGGTGGTCAACTCCGAGGGGCTGCGCCGGCTGGGCATCTCGCGGGATACGCCTTCCCCGCCAGAGGGCGAGATCGTGAAGGACTCCCGGGGCGAGCCCACGGGCCTCCTCCGGAATCTGCGGAGCCTCATCTTCCGCCGGCTTCCCACCCGTCCCGTCTCCGAAGACGAGATCCTCCGCCGCCTGGAGGAGGTGCATCTCAAATACCTCGAGGTGGGAATCACGAGCGTGGCGGAACGGGCGGCTTCGCTCGAAGGGTACGGGCGCTACCGCCGGCTCAAGGAGGAAGGGCGACTCCGCGTGCGCGCCGAGGTGACGATCCTCCTGGATTCCGGGGGCTCCGCGGAAGGGGCGGAGCGCTTCATCCGATCGCTGCCGTTCCGCCCCCGCGAGGGGGACGACTGGCTGCGCGTGGGCCCGCTCAAGATCACGGTGGACGGCGGGATCCTGATCGGGACGGCCTACCTGCGGGAACCCTACGGACCCGGAGCGGCGCGGCTCTATGCCGTCACGGATCCGACCTACCGCGGGACGCTGACGCTCTCGCCCGCGCAGGTCCGCGACCTTATCCGCACGGGACACCGGCTGGGCTGGCCCATGTCCGCGCACGTGACGGGCGACGCGGGGGTGGATCTCGTTCTCGACGCCGTGGAGGCCGCGGCCGCGGAGGCGCCGTTCCGCGGCCGGCCGTTCACGCTCATCCACGCCTACTTCCCCGACGCCGCCCTGGTCCGTCGCGCGGCGCGCCTCGGAGTGCGCGTGGACACCCAACCGGCGTGGTTCTACAAGGACGGCGACGCCCTGCGCGAGGCCCTCGGAGAGGAACGCCTGGCGCGCTTCCTCGGCCTGCGCGCCTGGCTCGACGGCGGAGTCACGGTCGCCATCAACACGGATCACATGTTCGGTCTGGACCCGGACGGGGCGATGAACCCGTTCAACCCGTTCCTCACGATGGACGTGGCGATCCGGCGGACGACCGAAGGGGGCCGCGTGATCGCCCCCGAGCAGGGCGTCACCCGCCCGGAGGCGCTTCGGATGATGACGATCGACGCGGCGCGGCTTCTCGGCGAGGAGGACCGCCGCGGCTCGATCGAGCCCGGCAAGCTCGCCGACTTCGCGATCCTCTCCGGGGACTTCCTCGGGTGTCCGCCCGAACGGTTCCGCAAGCTCCGGGCGGAGGTCACGGCCGTCGGCGGCCGCGTCGCCTTCGAACGGTAGCTAATTCAGCAGGGGCGAGCGGCAGGCGTGCGGCTCGCCCACGGACCGCTTGAGCCGCCGCAGAATGGCCCGTCCGACGCTCGGGGCGCCGAACATCAGGTTCGCCTCCGCCCCGCAGGGACACGCCATCGGATAACGCTCCTGGAGCGTATCCTTATCCGGAATGACCAGCCTCACCGGCGCCCCGCACGCGATGCAGCGGAAAACGAGAAGCACCCCGCCGTCCACCGCCTCGTGCCCTTCCAGCTCGAACGGCATCTTCGACATCCTTCCCACCTCCAGCGGGCCCACGCCGCGAGCGAAGGCTTCCGGCCTCCCCGTCGCCCAGGCCGCCGTGCGGCCCGGCGATCCGGGCGCGGGCCGGTCGATCGGGTCGTGCGCCCCGTTTCGTGATCCTTGTAAGCTCTATCGACCGGTCGGGGGCGGGACTTCACTCGGGAGAAATCGGCGATGCGCGCGCTTCTGATCCTGGCGCTTCTGGCCGTTCCGCAGGACCGGCCCGAGGCGGAATACTGCGTGGCCCCGGGCGGCGACGACGCCGGGCCGGGAACCTTCGAACGCCCCTTCGCCAGCCTCGAACGGGCGCGCGACGCGGCCCGGGCCCGGCGGGCCGGAAAGCCCGTGACCGTCTTGGTGCGGGGCGGAACGTACGTTCTGGACAAGCCTCTTCTCTTCGGCCCGGAGGATTCGGGAACGGCGCAGGCCCCTGTGGTCTTCGCCGCCTATCCCGGCGAAAAGCCGGTCCTGAGCGGCGGAATCCGGCTTTCGGGCTGGCGGCGGAGCGACGTCCACGGACGTCCGGCCTGGACCGCGGAGTCTCCCGAAACGCGCCAGCTTTTCGTCCGCGGCCGGCGCCGCCCCCGAG
The nucleotide sequence above comes from Planctomycetota bacterium. Encoded proteins:
- a CDS encoding VWA domain-containing protein is translated as MHALVLAAALTLGVQDRETPRPIDLVFCVDRSGSMQQVIETAKRKVWSIVNEIATAKPSPLLRIGLIGYGSADQDLKLFPLDGDLDRMYENLLTFKVDMGGDEWVGWAVRQAVERMPWSSDPKALKIIFVVGNETAAQGRPELLYTKTVPEAIARGIMVNAIYCGRPSAEEERTWREVASLADGHYMTIDLSGGAVTLETPLDGRLLELNRKLNATYLPFGGEGKRRKELQEKQDRETAAVGAPVAAERALAKAKGVYAAAEWDLVDASQKEGFKLEEIRDEDLPAEMRGMSLEERRAHLAGLRKEREEIRAEINRLDVERARFIQEEMRRRHLTADGAFDEAVRRAVRAQAARKGFAFEDPQ
- a CDS encoding amidohydrolase yields the protein MRIPAFGLLLVAACSAPAQAPPEPADLVVRNGRILTVDGAFTVAQAFAVREGRFVYVGTDEGVRRYIGPSTRILDAAGRSVVPGLIDTHVHALGVAAQEAAEPFAPLSSIAEVQDWVRRKAASLPDGEWIRIPRSYPTRLREKRFPTREELDAAAPRHPAVFDGAYAQVVNSEGLRRLGISRDTPSPPEGEIVKDSRGEPTGLLRNLRSLIFRRLPTRPVSEDEILRRLEEVHLKYLEVGITSVAERAASLEGYGRYRRLKEEGRLRVRAEVTILLDSGGSAEGAERFIRSLPFRPREGDDWLRVGPLKITVDGGILIGTAYLREPYGPGAARLYAVTDPTYRGTLTLSPAQVRDLIRTGHRLGWPMSAHVTGDAGVDLVLDAVEAAAAEAPFRGRPFTLIHAYFPDAALVRRAARLGVRVDTQPAWFYKDGDALREALGEERLARFLGLRAWLDGGVTVAINTDHMFGLDPDGAMNPFNPFLTMDVAIRRTTEGGRVIAPEQGVTRPEALRMMTIDAARLLGEEDRRGSIEPGKLADFAILSGDFLGCPPERFRKLRAEVTAVGGRVAFER